A section of the Streptococcus oriscaviae genome encodes:
- the ftsE gene encoding cell division ATP-binding protein FtsE, whose product MGIIEMKDVSKKYGNGTTALRGVSINVEAGEFAYIVGPSGAGKSTFIKLLYREEKLDKGTLKVGKFNLGKIKKRDVPMLRRSVGVVFQDYKLLPKKTVFENIAYAMEVIGEKPRNIKKRVMEVLDLVGLKHKIRSFPNELSGGEQQRIAIARAIVNNPKVLIADEPTGNLDPENSWEIMNLLERINLQGTTVLMATHNSQIVNTLRHRVIAIEDGRVVRDEEKGEYGYDD is encoded by the coding sequence ATGGGAATCATTGAAATGAAAGACGTTTCCAAGAAATATGGAAATGGGACAACCGCCCTTCGTGGTGTGTCCATTAACGTAGAGGCAGGAGAATTTGCCTATATTGTAGGGCCTTCTGGTGCTGGTAAATCCACCTTCATTAAGCTCTTGTATCGAGAAGAAAAGCTAGACAAGGGAACCTTGAAGGTCGGTAAATTCAATCTTGGTAAGATTAAAAAGAGAGATGTTCCGATGCTGCGCCGGAGTGTCGGCGTGGTCTTTCAGGACTATAAACTTTTGCCAAAGAAAACAGTTTTTGAAAACATTGCCTATGCAATGGAAGTTATCGGTGAGAAGCCGCGTAACATCAAAAAACGGGTAATGGAAGTTTTGGACTTGGTAGGTCTTAAGCACAAGATTCGCTCTTTCCCTAATGAACTATCAGGGGGCGAGCAGCAACGGATTGCGATTGCTCGTGCCATTGTCAACAACCCGAAAGTGTTGATAGCAGATGAGCCAACAGGAAACCTAGACCCAGAAAACTCATGGGAAATCATGAACCTTCTGGAGCGGATTAACCTGCAAGGTACAACTGTTTTGATGGCTACCCACAACAGCCAAATCGTAAATACCCTCCGCCACCGTGTCATCGCGATTGAAGACGGTCGAGTGGTGCGCGATGAAGAGAAAGGAGAGTACGGATACGATGATTAG
- the ftsX gene encoding permease-like cell division protein FtsX, translated as MIRRFFRHFIESLKSLKRNGWMTVAAVSSVTITLTLVGIFASVILNTAKLASDLEHNVRINVYLRANSTDNDETIVNEAGETVANPNYKAIYNQIVALEHVETVTFSSKDEQLKNLTETLGETWNLFEGDANPLYDAYIIDTTDPAYVKSVAAAVAAIDGVTEVRDGEVETERIFKLADMVRTWGFAATGLLLFTAVFLISNTIRITIISRSREIQIMRLVGAKNSYIRGPFLLEGAWVGLLGAIAPAALVYFLYQMVYTSVNTSLASQNLSLISMNIFIPAMIGALFLVGIVIGALGSVISMRRFLKI; from the coding sequence ATGATTAGACGATTTTTTAGACACTTTATCGAGTCGCTGAAGAGCTTGAAACGCAATGGTTGGATGACAGTAGCAGCTGTTTCTTCCGTTACTATTACTCTAACCCTAGTCGGAATCTTTGCTTCCGTTATTTTGAATACGGCTAAATTGGCTTCTGATTTAGAGCACAACGTGCGTATCAATGTCTACTTGCGTGCCAACTCGACAGATAACGATGAAACTATTGTTAATGAAGCGGGGGAAACTGTTGCCAATCCAAACTACAAGGCTATCTACAACCAGATTGTTGCTCTTGAGCATGTAGAAACGGTGACCTTCTCTAGTAAGGATGAGCAGCTCAAGAATTTGACAGAAACTCTTGGTGAAACGTGGAATCTCTTTGAAGGGGATGCGAACCCTCTTTACGATGCCTACATTATTGACACCACAGACCCAGCATACGTCAAATCAGTAGCAGCAGCAGTTGCAGCTATAGATGGAGTGACAGAAGTACGGGACGGTGAAGTTGAAACAGAACGAATCTTCAAATTGGCGGACATGGTTCGTACCTGGGGATTTGCTGCGACAGGCCTCTTGCTCTTTACTGCGGTCTTCCTGATTTCTAACACCATTCGGATTACCATTATTTCACGTAGTCGTGAAATCCAGATTATGCGACTGGTTGGTGCAAAAAACAGTTACATCCGTGGGCCGTTCTTATTGGAAGGTGCCTGGGTCGGTTTGTTAGGAGCGATTGCTCCAGCAGCTCTGGTCTACTTCCTTTATCAGATGGTTTATACTTCGGTTAACACCAGTCTTGCTTCACAAAACTTATCGCTGATTAGCATGAATATTTTTATTCCAGCAATGATTGGTGCACTTTTCCTTGTGGGGATTGTCATCGGGGCTCTTGGTTCTGTTATTTCCATGCGACGCTTCTTGAAGATTTAA
- a CDS encoding MBL fold metallo-hydrolase, giving the protein MKIHKSINPIAYENTYYLENDSHLIVVDPGSDWKKIKETIEKIGKPLAAILLTHTHYDHIMSLELVRQTFGHPPVYVAASEASWLYEPEKNLSGLDRHSDLNNIICKPAECILQYEESYHLAGFTFRALPTPGHSIGGVSFVFPEGELVLTGDALFRETIGRSDLPTGNFDELITGIKTQLLTLPEYYSVHPGHGYNSTIAHEKNHNPFLR; this is encoded by the coding sequence ATGAAAATACACAAATCCATCAATCCAATCGCCTATGAAAATACCTACTACTTGGAAAATGATAGCCACCTCATTGTGGTTGACCCTGGCAGTGATTGGAAAAAAATCAAAGAGACTATTGAAAAAATCGGCAAACCTCTTGCCGCTATCCTCTTGACTCACACTCACTACGATCACATTATGAGTCTAGAATTGGTTCGACAGACCTTTGGTCACCCACCGGTCTATGTTGCTGCAAGCGAAGCCAGCTGGCTCTACGAACCAGAAAAAAACCTCTCTGGGCTGGATCGCCACAGTGACCTAAACAATATCATCTGCAAACCTGCCGAGTGTATCCTCCAATACGAGGAATCTTACCATCTGGCCGGCTTTACCTTCAGGGCTCTACCGACTCCTGGACATTCTATCGGTGGTGTTTCTTTCGTCTTTCCAGAAGGGGAACTTGTTCTGACTGGAGATGCTCTCTTTCGCGAAACAATCGGGAGAAGCGATCTGCCAACTGGGAATTTTGATGAGCTAATCACAGGAATAAAGACCCAGCTTTTGACCCTTCCGGAATATTATAGTGTTCATCCGGGACATGGCTACAACAGTACTATTGCCCACGAGAAAAATCACAATCCATTTTTACGATAA